A part of Amycolatopsis lurida genomic DNA contains:
- a CDS encoding serine/threonine-protein kinase, translating into MTDEQTRPYGPPQQTQQASGARIVAGRYALLGELGRGGMGIVWRAQDQVIGRQVAIKELKFPNAPEDASVLTERMLREVRSAGRLNDPAVVTVYDVVTENGATYIVMELVEAPTLADLVRDRGPLPAQQIALVGERVLSALRAAHAAGIVHRDVKPANIMVAADGRVKLTDFGIAHAADDPRLTTSGMIVGSPAFMAPERVEGRDAMPESDLWSLGTTLFFAAEGIVAFERSTTAATLHAIMTEAPYLTRVQGPLAAAILGLLVTKPEARMSYDQVRSLLAAAQGVQAQPTPPSGGTAMMPQHGQPMTRLAPAPAPAKRNLRPLWLSLAAVAVVGALVGGIFLGRWMAAPEGNNQAQPTLTYGINGQVKLGSSGDCYNVPLKEGVNLNDGISCDKDHLLEVFAKGSLLDVQSYSDDDAQVAVYPGADAVNRIAESLCSATFNSNVVPGAQRTSLTWRAVVPTEAEWNRPPNEDDRSYSRGFLCLLAKTDGSQIPAQITTKVK; encoded by the coding sequence TTGACCGACGAACAGACCCGTCCGTACGGGCCGCCCCAGCAGACGCAGCAGGCCTCCGGCGCGCGGATCGTCGCCGGCCGATACGCCCTGCTGGGCGAGCTCGGCCGAGGCGGGATGGGCATCGTCTGGCGCGCGCAGGACCAGGTGATCGGCCGTCAGGTCGCGATCAAGGAGCTGAAGTTCCCGAACGCGCCCGAGGACGCCTCGGTGCTGACGGAGCGGATGCTGCGCGAAGTCCGCTCCGCCGGTCGTCTCAACGACCCGGCCGTGGTCACCGTGTACGACGTCGTCACCGAGAACGGCGCGACCTACATCGTGATGGAGCTGGTCGAGGCACCGACGCTGGCCGATCTGGTGCGCGACCGCGGTCCGCTGCCCGCCCAGCAGATCGCGCTGGTGGGGGAGCGGGTGCTGTCCGCGCTGCGGGCCGCGCACGCCGCCGGGATCGTGCACCGCGACGTCAAACCCGCGAACATCATGGTCGCGGCGGACGGCCGGGTGAAGCTCACCGACTTCGGTATCGCGCACGCCGCCGACGACCCGCGCCTGACCACCAGCGGCATGATCGTCGGCTCGCCCGCGTTCATGGCGCCGGAACGGGTCGAGGGCCGGGACGCGATGCCCGAATCCGACCTCTGGTCGCTGGGCACGACGCTGTTCTTCGCCGCGGAGGGCATCGTCGCGTTCGAACGGTCCACCACCGCCGCGACGCTGCACGCGATCATGACGGAGGCCCCGTACCTGACCAGGGTCCAGGGGCCGCTGGCCGCCGCGATCCTCGGCCTGCTGGTCACCAAACCCGAGGCTCGGATGTCGTACGACCAGGTGCGCAGCCTGCTCGCGGCCGCGCAGGGCGTGCAGGCCCAGCCGACGCCGCCTTCGGGCGGCACGGCGATGATGCCGCAGCACGGTCAGCCGATGACCCGGCTCGCCCCGGCCCCGGCCCCGGCGAAGCGCAACCTGCGCCCGCTGTGGCTGAGCCTGGCCGCGGTCGCCGTGGTCGGCGCGCTGGTCGGCGGGATCTTCCTCGGCCGGTGGATGGCCGCGCCGGAGGGGAACAACCAGGCCCAGCCCACCCTGACCTACGGCATTAACGGGCAGGTCAAGCTCGGTTCCTCCGGTGACTGCTACAACGTGCCGCTCAAAGAGGGCGTCAACCTGAACGACGGCATCAGCTGCGACAAGGACCACCTGCTGGAGGTCTTCGCCAAGGGCAGCCTCCTCGACGTCCAGTCCTATTCGGACGACGACGCCCAGGTCGCGGTGTATCCCGGCGCGGACGCGGTCAACCGGATCGCCGAGTCGCTGTGCTCGGCGACCTTCAATTCGAACGTCGTGCCCGGGGCGCAGCGGACCTCGCTGACCTGGCGGGCCGTCGTGCCGACCGAAGCCGAATGGAACCGGCCGCCCAACGAGGACGACCGGAGCTACTCGCGCGGCTTCCTCTGCCTGCTCGCCAAGACCGACGGCAGCCAGATCCCCGCGCAGATCACGACCAAGGTCAAATAG
- a CDS encoding ACT domain-containing protein: MRRLAIDVRPGEYTVARLAPDAPVPANLLDPGEPVLISITRTPEELSVICPAGLAPAGATVEDGWRLLSVRGPLAFTLTGIIAALSSELAAAGVALFSMSTFDTDHVLVRAPELERAVKALREAGHEVTV, translated from the coding sequence ATGCGACGCCTCGCGATCGACGTCCGGCCCGGCGAGTACACGGTCGCCCGCCTCGCCCCGGACGCGCCGGTTCCGGCGAACCTGCTCGACCCCGGCGAGCCCGTGCTGATCTCGATCACGCGCACCCCGGAAGAACTGTCGGTGATCTGCCCGGCCGGTCTCGCGCCGGCCGGGGCCACCGTCGAGGACGGCTGGCGGCTGCTGTCGGTGCGCGGGCCGCTGGCCTTCACGCTGACCGGCATCATCGCGGCGCTGTCCAGCGAGCTGGCCGCCGCCGGGGTGGCGCTGTTCTCGATGTCCACTTTCGACACCGACCACGTGCTGGTCCGGGCTCCGGAGCTGGAGCGCGCGGTGAAGGCGCTCCGGGAAGCCGGGCACGAGGTCACGGTCTGA
- the thyX gene encoding FAD-dependent thymidylate synthase, translated as MAETVSPKVQLIAKTEFFPPSDVPWSTDADGGEALAEFAGRACYQSWKKPNPKTATNAGYLEHIIDVGHLSVLEHGSVSFYITGISRSLTHELIRHRHFSYSQLSQRYVPERDAAFVEPDVIAQDPELHAKFLAASQAAVDAYTELLAGLEEKFADVPSATLRRKQARQAARAVLPNATETRIVVTGNYRAWRHFIAMRATEHADVEIRALAIECLRELQKASGNVFADFTISALPDGTEVASSPKVLEG; from the coding sequence GTGGCCGAGACCGTGTCACCCAAGGTTCAACTGATCGCGAAGACGGAGTTCTTCCCGCCGTCGGACGTACCGTGGTCGACCGATGCCGACGGTGGTGAGGCGCTGGCCGAATTCGCGGGCCGGGCCTGCTACCAGTCCTGGAAGAAGCCGAACCCGAAGACGGCCACCAACGCCGGCTACCTCGAGCACATCATCGACGTCGGCCACCTTTCGGTGCTGGAGCACGGCTCCGTCAGCTTCTACATCACCGGGATCTCCCGGTCGCTGACGCACGAGCTGATCCGTCACCGTCACTTCTCCTACTCGCAGCTCTCGCAGCGCTACGTGCCCGAGCGCGACGCCGCGTTCGTCGAGCCCGACGTCATCGCGCAGGACCCGGAGCTGCACGCCAAGTTCCTCGCCGCCTCGCAGGCCGCCGTCGACGCCTACACCGAGCTGCTCGCCGGGCTGGAGGAGAAGTTCGCCGACGTGCCGAGCGCGACCCTGCGCCGCAAGCAGGCCCGCCAGGCCGCCCGCGCCGTGCTGCCGAACGCGACCGAGACCCGCATCGTGGTCACCGGCAACTACCGCGCCTGGCGGCACTTCATCGCGATGCGCGCCACCGAGCACGCCGACGTCGAGATCCGCGCCCTGGCCATCGAGTGCCTGCGCGAGCTGCAGAAGGCTTCGGGCAACGTGTTCGCGGACTTCACCATCTCCGCGCTGCCCGACGGCACCGAGGTCGCGTCCAGCCCGAAGGTCCTCGAGGGCTGA
- a CDS encoding toxin-antitoxin system HicB family antitoxin: MDLTPYITSLREDLANTASAGDEQTRRAAALLSSALEPAARLTIMNALADLAAEVTSALPGHVVDVRLDGRDVRVVVTGSAEGSEQSAPRQEAPREAPRAPKVDTGDITRITLRLFEQVKGQAEAAAAAQGVSLNTFVSQAVQGALGKSGSEHWHYKQKPGGGAGSHLHGWVQG; encoded by the coding sequence ATGGATCTGACGCCGTACATCACAAGCCTTCGCGAGGACCTCGCGAACACGGCTTCGGCCGGCGACGAGCAGACGCGGCGCGCTGCCGCGCTGCTGTCGTCGGCGCTGGAGCCCGCCGCCCGCCTGACCATCATGAACGCCCTCGCCGACCTGGCCGCCGAAGTGACTTCGGCGCTGCCGGGCCACGTCGTCGACGTCCGGCTCGACGGCCGCGACGTGCGCGTCGTCGTCACCGGTTCCGCCGAGGGCTCCGAGCAGTCCGCGCCCCGCCAGGAGGCGCCGCGGGAGGCTCCGCGCGCGCCCAAGGTGGACACGGGCGACATCACCCGCATCACGCTGCGCCTGTTCGAGCAGGTCAAGGGCCAGGCCGAAGCCGCGGCCGCCGCTCAGGGTGTCTCGCTGAACACGTTCGTCTCGCAGGCCGTCCAGGGGGCGCTGGGCAAGAGCGGGAGCGAGCACTGGCACTACAAGCAGAAGCCGGGCGGCGGTGCCGGTTCGCACCTGCACGGCTGGGTCCAGGGCTGA
- a CDS encoding DUF4097 family beta strand repeat-containing protein — MTEENTPAGEETVRVEDFEAEGPIEIDVSVGIGRVTIELTGESGVHAEVRRDGGEQQPWVDGMTSLLSWVGERFGDQLGGSPAGSVGDAVAQTRIEKVGNRLVVQAPKAWQLKNVPLAVTVRAPAGSHLEVRAGAADVTVTGSAGRADLLTGAGKIGLERADGSAIVRTGTGDIKLGPTLSGLQLRTGSGSVEAASVSGSATLATGTGDVWLGEVAGEVLARTGSGSLSVADAASGTLELTTGSGEVRVGIRGGVNAEVDLSSTTGSVSSELEVAETAPSEVSLKVRARTGTGDAVVTSAAS; from the coding sequence ATGACCGAGGAAAACACTCCCGCGGGTGAAGAGACCGTGCGCGTCGAGGACTTCGAGGCCGAGGGCCCGATCGAGATCGACGTGAGCGTGGGCATCGGCCGGGTGACCATCGAACTGACCGGCGAGAGCGGCGTCCACGCCGAGGTCCGCCGGGACGGTGGCGAACAGCAGCCGTGGGTGGACGGGATGACGAGCCTGCTCAGCTGGGTCGGGGAACGCTTCGGCGACCAGCTCGGCGGTTCACCGGCCGGTTCGGTGGGCGACGCCGTGGCGCAGACGCGGATCGAGAAGGTCGGCAACCGGCTGGTCGTCCAGGCGCCGAAGGCCTGGCAGCTGAAGAACGTCCCACTGGCCGTGACCGTCCGGGCGCCCGCCGGTTCGCATCTGGAGGTGCGGGCCGGGGCGGCCGACGTCACGGTCACCGGCTCGGCCGGACGGGCCGACCTCCTGACCGGCGCCGGCAAGATCGGCCTCGAACGGGCCGACGGCTCGGCGATCGTCCGCACCGGCACCGGTGACATCAAACTCGGGCCGACCCTCTCCGGGCTCCAGCTGCGCACCGGCAGCGGCTCCGTCGAGGCGGCCTCGGTGAGCGGTTCGGCCACGCTCGCGACCGGCACGGGTGACGTCTGGCTCGGCGAGGTCGCGGGCGAGGTCCTGGCGCGCACCGGCAGCGGCTCCCTCTCGGTGGCGGACGCCGCCTCCGGGACGCTGGAGCTGACCACCGGATCGGGTGAGGTCCGGGTCGGGATCCGCGGCGGCGTGAACGCCGAGGTCGACCTTTCGTCGACGACCGGGTCGGTGTCGAGCGAACTGGAGGTCGCGGAGACCGCGCCTTCGGAGGTCTCGCTGAAGGTGCGGGCGCGCACCGGCACCGGCGACGCGGTGGTGACCAGCGCGGCCAGCTGA
- a CDS encoding winged helix-turn-helix domain-containing protein — protein sequence MSTTTISGPVARRIALAAQGFAEARPGGAVTRRHLQRVLSRIQLLQLDSVNVAVRAHYMPLFSRLGAYEPALVDDAAWSHSARKPRMLVETWAHEASLLPVADWPLLRSGAKRMGWWTNYARVLEQTPQLVDDILTVVKEQGPIGAGGIERALEGKSGGSRPGSWWERSEVKKACEWLFGMGQLTTGTRRSFERLYDLTERVVPPEILSRTVSPEEGARELITRAAVALGIGTEPDLRDYYRLGPDVSKRAVAELVEEGVLERVTVDGWPAPAYRHVAAKAPRRVTGRALLSPFDPLIWERARTERIFDFFYRIEIYVPEPKRIYGYYVFPFLLDGELVGRVDLKCDRAAGVLRVQGAFSEPGVEVARVASELAGELRLMAEWQGLDGVVVGERGDLAPVLSRLVH from the coding sequence ATGAGCACTACGACCATCAGCGGGCCGGTCGCGCGCCGGATCGCGCTGGCCGCACAGGGGTTCGCCGAGGCACGTCCGGGCGGAGCGGTGACAAGGCGGCATCTGCAGCGCGTGCTGTCGCGAATCCAGTTGCTGCAACTGGATTCGGTGAACGTCGCGGTCCGCGCGCACTACATGCCGCTGTTCTCCCGGCTCGGCGCGTACGAGCCCGCGCTGGTGGACGACGCGGCCTGGTCCCATTCCGCGCGCAAGCCCCGGATGCTGGTCGAAACCTGGGCCCACGAGGCGAGTCTGCTGCCGGTGGCGGACTGGCCGCTCCTGCGGTCCGGGGCGAAACGCATGGGCTGGTGGACCAACTACGCCCGGGTGCTGGAGCAGACACCCCAGCTGGTGGACGACATCCTGACTGTGGTCAAGGAGCAGGGACCGATCGGCGCGGGCGGTATCGAGCGTGCGCTGGAGGGCAAGTCGGGAGGCTCGCGGCCCGGTTCGTGGTGGGAGCGGTCGGAGGTCAAGAAGGCCTGCGAGTGGCTTTTCGGCATGGGGCAGCTGACCACCGGCACGCGCCGGTCGTTCGAGCGGCTGTACGACCTGACCGAACGCGTCGTCCCGCCGGAGATCCTGTCGCGGACCGTGAGCCCGGAGGAAGGCGCCCGCGAACTGATCACGCGCGCGGCCGTCGCGCTGGGCATCGGCACCGAACCGGATCTGCGGGACTACTACCGGCTCGGCCCCGACGTCAGCAAGCGGGCGGTGGCCGAACTGGTCGAGGAGGGTGTGCTGGAACGGGTGACCGTGGACGGCTGGCCCGCCCCGGCGTACCGGCACGTCGCGGCGAAGGCGCCTCGCCGCGTCACCGGCCGGGCATTGCTGTCGCCGTTCGACCCGCTGATCTGGGAACGCGCCCGCACCGAGCGCATCTTCGACTTCTTCTACCGCATCGAGATCTACGTGCCCGAGCCGAAGCGGATCTACGGGTACTACGTGTTCCCCTTCCTGCTCGACGGCGAACTCGTCGGCCGGGTCGACCTCAAATGCGATCGCGCCGCCGGAGTGCTTCGCGTTCAGGGCGCCTTTTCCGAGCCCGGGGTGGAGGTCGCGCGGGTCGCCAGTGAGCTGGCGGGCGAATTGCGGCTGATGGCGGAATGGCAGGGACTGGACGGGGTCGTGGTGGGGGAGCGGGGCGACCTGGCGCCGGTGCTGTCGCGCCTGGTGCACTGA
- a CDS encoding GNAT family N-acetyltransferase, producing the protein MAAAEVRPAVVSDAPEIARIQRDTWRSAYTELLGEAAVAGLDIEELEKTWAETIEYPGTRVFLATEGEFTVGFCVAGRAPESEVATADGSLPDDASTTALIASLLVEPRWGRRGHAGRLLANASAWLREDGATRGISWVAQTDHASLGFFRRAGWSPDGTVRILDTGSTNVREVRLTGGLDLELTP; encoded by the coding sequence ATGGCCGCCGCCGAAGTCCGCCCAGCTGTCGTGTCCGACGCCCCCGAGATCGCGCGCATCCAACGCGACACCTGGCGAAGCGCCTACACGGAGTTGCTCGGCGAAGCGGCTGTCGCCGGGCTCGACATCGAGGAACTCGAGAAGACCTGGGCCGAAACGATCGAGTACCCGGGCACGCGCGTCTTTCTCGCCACCGAAGGCGAGTTCACCGTCGGCTTCTGCGTCGCCGGCCGCGCTCCGGAGAGCGAGGTGGCCACCGCCGACGGTTCGCTGCCCGACGACGCTTCGACGACGGCGCTCATCGCCTCGCTGCTGGTCGAGCCGCGCTGGGGACGGCGCGGGCATGCGGGACGGCTGCTGGCGAACGCATCCGCCTGGCTGCGCGAGGACGGCGCCACGCGCGGGATCAGCTGGGTCGCCCAGACCGATCACGCGTCACTGGGCTTCTTCCGCCGCGCGGGCTGGTCGCCCGACGGCACCGTCCGCATCCTCGACACCGGAAGCACGAACGTGCGCGAAGTCCGGCTCACCGGCGGCCTCGACCTCGAGCTCACTCCCTGA
- a CDS encoding YqaA family protein: MAGWLLLSFGVAFGSAILPVVSIEMFLIGLCASQPTMPWLLLGAIVAAGQVGGKTLYYLAAKGTIKLPKPLHDRLHRERPPTPRRERWRARTKKMRARLDALRERCHRHPHWMAGTYGVSSVVGLPPYMATSVLAGLVRMPLATFLATGFLGRWLRFSLLAASPALFAGWFHY; encoded by the coding sequence ATGGCGGGCTGGTTGCTCCTGTCGTTCGGCGTCGCCTTCGGTTCCGCGATCCTCCCCGTCGTCAGCATCGAGATGTTCCTCATCGGCCTGTGCGCGAGCCAGCCGACGATGCCGTGGCTGCTGCTCGGTGCCATCGTCGCGGCCGGTCAGGTGGGCGGGAAAACGCTCTACTACCTCGCCGCGAAGGGCACGATCAAACTTCCGAAACCGCTGCACGACCGCCTCCACCGGGAGCGGCCACCCACCCCGCGCCGGGAACGATGGCGGGCGCGCACCAAGAAGATGCGCGCCCGGCTCGACGCACTGCGCGAACGGTGCCATCGGCATCCGCATTGGATGGCGGGCACATACGGGGTGAGTTCGGTCGTCGGCCTGCCGCCGTACATGGCCACGAGTGTGCTCGCGGGGCTGGTGCGGATGCCGCTGGCGACGTTCCTGGCCACCGGTTTCCTGGGCCGCTGGCTGCGGTTCAGCCTGCTGGCCGCTTCCCCCGCCCTGTTCGCGGGCTGGTTCCACTACTGA
- a CDS encoding GNAT family N-acetyltransferase, whose protein sequence is MPTPSAYPPLNVQVHTPRLSLLGATDELLERLVPTVRKGVVTEPPWPFDDPASLYEDSPQREWRWLRGIWRGRGQVTESQWRLYFAVVVDGEPVGMQDLIGIDFATFGTVTSFSWLDPDLRGRGLGKEMRQAVLQLAFEGFGAREASSDAFFDNQASNGVSQALGYEPNGVTWDTRRGEPAQLKQWRLLRDHWRRRDDIELVAVRECLPVLGIESRV, encoded by the coding sequence ATGCCGACTCCGTCCGCGTATCCGCCGTTGAACGTGCAGGTGCACACACCCCGGTTGTCCTTGCTGGGAGCGACGGACGAACTCCTGGAGCGGCTGGTCCCGACGGTCCGCAAGGGCGTGGTCACCGAACCGCCGTGGCCCTTCGACGATCCGGCCTCGCTCTACGAAGACAGCCCGCAGCGCGAATGGCGCTGGCTGCGCGGGATCTGGCGGGGCCGGGGTCAGGTGACCGAGAGCCAGTGGCGGCTGTACTTCGCCGTGGTCGTCGACGGCGAGCCGGTGGGCATGCAGGATCTGATCGGTATCGACTTCGCCACGTTCGGCACGGTCACCTCCTTCTCCTGGCTCGACCCGGATCTGCGAGGCCGCGGGCTCGGCAAGGAGATGCGGCAGGCCGTGCTGCAGCTGGCGTTCGAGGGGTTCGGAGCGCGCGAGGCGTCCAGCGACGCCTTCTTCGACAACCAGGCCTCGAACGGTGTCTCGCAGGCCCTGGGTTACGAGCCGAACGGCGTCACCTGGGACACCCGGCGCGGCGAACCCGCACAGCTCAAGCAATGGCGGCTGCTCCGCGACCACTGGCGGCGCCGGGACGACATCGAACTGGTCGCCGTCCGCGAATGCCTGCCCGTTCTCGGGATCGAGTCCCGCGTTTAG
- a CDS encoding tetratricopeptide repeat protein — MRARNFALVMTAALAVYVVLLAGRGIALVRTGETVPVIFGIGVLLLPLLGIWIIVTTWRSGVQIQRLSRRLDEEGGLPDVSDLPRRPSGRVDRDAADAWFDERRAEVEADQENWRVWYRLAYAYEIAGDRKRARATMRRAVELEAASRT, encoded by the coding sequence GTGAGGGCCCGCAACTTCGCGCTGGTGATGACGGCGGCGCTCGCCGTCTACGTCGTCCTGCTGGCGGGCCGGGGCATCGCGCTGGTGCGCACCGGTGAGACGGTGCCGGTGATCTTCGGGATCGGTGTGCTGCTGCTGCCGTTACTCGGCATCTGGATCATCGTGACCACCTGGCGTTCCGGCGTCCAGATCCAGCGGCTTTCGCGGCGGCTGGACGAGGAAGGCGGCCTGCCCGACGTCTCCGATCTGCCCCGGCGGCCTTCGGGCCGGGTGGATCGCGACGCCGCCGACGCCTGGTTCGACGAACGCCGCGCCGAGGTCGAGGCGGATCAGGAGAACTGGCGCGTCTGGTACCGGCTGGCGTACGCGTACGAGATCGCCGGCGACCGGAAACGAGCCCGCGCCACCATGAGGCGCGCCGTCGAACTCGAAGCCGCTTCCCGCACTTAG
- the dapB gene encoding 4-hydroxy-tetrahydrodipicolinate reductase, whose translation MTAGIRVGVLGARGRMGQEVVNAVNGADDMELVAALDAGDDFSALKQAQVVVDFTHPDAVMDNLEFLTGNGIHAVVGTTGFSEERLEKLRSWLAADPSLGVLIAPNFALGAVLAMRFAQQAARFYNSAEVIELHHNRKADAPSGTAAHTARLIGEARAEAGLAPGEDATTSEVDGARGALVDDVRVHSVRLPGLVAHEEILFGGEGETLTIRHDSLHRTSFMPGVLLGVRSVLTRPGLTVGLENILDL comes from the coding sequence ATGACCGCTGGAATTCGCGTCGGTGTGCTGGGCGCACGCGGCCGGATGGGCCAGGAAGTGGTCAACGCCGTCAACGGCGCCGACGACATGGAGCTCGTCGCCGCGCTCGACGCCGGTGACGACTTCTCGGCGCTGAAGCAGGCTCAGGTCGTCGTCGACTTCACCCATCCCGACGCGGTGATGGACAACCTGGAGTTCCTGACCGGCAACGGGATCCACGCCGTGGTCGGCACCACCGGGTTCAGTGAGGAGCGGCTGGAGAAGCTGCGTTCGTGGCTCGCGGCCGACCCGTCGCTCGGCGTGCTGATCGCGCCGAACTTCGCGCTCGGCGCTGTGCTGGCGATGCGATTCGCCCAGCAGGCGGCACGGTTCTACAACTCGGCCGAGGTCATCGAGCTGCACCACAACCGCAAGGCCGACGCGCCGTCCGGTACCGCCGCGCACACCGCGCGGCTGATCGGCGAGGCCCGCGCGGAAGCCGGTCTCGCGCCGGGCGAAGACGCGACGACGTCCGAAGTGGACGGTGCCCGCGGCGCGCTCGTCGACGACGTCCGCGTGCACTCGGTCCGGCTGCCCGGACTGGTGGCGCACGAGGAGATCCTGTTCGGCGGCGAGGGGGAGACCCTGACCATCCGGCACGATTCCCTGCACCGCACGTCGTTCATGCCGGGGGTGCTGCTCGGCGTGCGTTCGGTGCTCACGCGGCCCGGCCTCACGGTCGGTCTCGAGAACATCCTCGACCTGTGA
- a CDS encoding M16 family metallopeptidase: MARQVPGHEQPVGSTRTLESTSDGAVVKRSVLAGGLRVITEHVPASRSATVGLWVGVGSRDEPSSVEGAAHYLEHLLFKGTTNRDATQIAEEIDAVGGEFNAFTAKEHTCYYAQVLDEDLPLAMDLVTDVVFEALCADKDVETERSVVLEEISMRDDDPEDLLHETFVGAILGNHALGRPVLGSEKSIAEMSASALRGFYRRRYTLPRMVLAVAGNIEHTQVLRLVRKALRNRLTGTATPVPPRGGRARIAMVPKLALHTDDTEQAHVMLGLRSLSRHDDRRFAQSVLNAALGGGMSSRLFQEVREKRGLAYQVYSSVASYADTGHMAVYAGCQPEKLGEVAGVIREVLELVGKDGLSEAEVARAKGQLRGGLVLGLEDTSSRMSRIGKNELNYGRYLGVDDTVARIDAVTTEEVCALARTLLARPGGVSAAAVVGPYAHADDLPDDLHEVIAS; the protein is encoded by the coding sequence TTGGCTCGTCAGGTTCCCGGGCACGAACAGCCCGTCGGCAGCACCCGCACCCTGGAGTCCACTTCGGACGGTGCGGTGGTCAAGCGCAGTGTGCTGGCCGGTGGCCTCCGGGTCATCACCGAGCACGTTCCCGCCTCCCGGTCGGCGACGGTCGGGCTGTGGGTCGGGGTCGGATCGCGTGACGAGCCGTCGTCGGTCGAAGGCGCGGCGCACTACCTCGAACACCTGCTGTTCAAGGGCACCACGAACCGGGACGCCACTCAGATCGCCGAGGAGATCGACGCGGTCGGCGGCGAGTTCAACGCGTTCACCGCGAAGGAGCACACCTGCTACTACGCGCAGGTGCTCGACGAGGATCTGCCGCTGGCGATGGACCTCGTCACCGACGTCGTGTTCGAGGCGCTGTGCGCGGACAAGGACGTCGAGACCGAGCGCAGTGTCGTGCTCGAAGAGATCTCGATGCGCGACGACGACCCCGAAGACCTGCTGCACGAGACGTTCGTCGGCGCGATCCTGGGCAACCACGCGCTGGGCCGCCCGGTGCTGGGCAGCGAGAAGTCCATCGCCGAGATGTCCGCTTCGGCGTTGCGCGGGTTCTACCGGCGCCGCTACACCCTGCCGCGGATGGTGCTCGCGGTCGCCGGGAACATCGAGCACACCCAGGTGCTTCGCTTGGTGCGCAAGGCTTTGCGGAACCGGCTGACCGGGACGGCGACGCCGGTGCCGCCGCGTGGCGGACGGGCGCGGATCGCGATGGTGCCGAAACTCGCGCTGCACACCGACGACACCGAGCAGGCGCACGTGATGCTCGGCCTGCGTTCGCTGTCACGGCACGACGACCGCCGGTTCGCGCAGTCGGTGCTCAACGCCGCGCTCGGCGGCGGGATGAGTTCGCGCCTGTTCCAGGAGGTCCGGGAGAAGCGCGGGCTGGCGTACCAGGTGTACTCGTCCGTCGCGAGCTACGCCGACACCGGGCACATGGCCGTGTACGCGGGCTGCCAGCCGGAGAAGCTCGGCGAGGTCGCCGGGGTGATCCGCGAGGTGCTCGAACTCGTCGGCAAGGACGGGCTGAGCGAAGCCGAGGTCGCGCGGGCGAAGGGGCAGTTGCGGGGCGGGCTCGTGCTCGGCCTCGAGGACACTTCGTCACGCATGTCGCGGATCGGCAAGAACGAACTGAACTACGGCCGCTATCTCGGCGTCGACGACACGGTGGCGCGGATCGACGCCGTCACCACCGAAGAGGTCTGTGCGCTCGCTCGCACTCTGCTCGCCCGTCCTGGTGGCGTGTCGGCGGCGGCGGTGGTCGGGCCGTACGCTCACGCCGACGACCTTCCGGACGACCTGCACGAGGTGATCGCATCATGA